The nucleotide window CTGCCAAAACTAATCCGATCACTTCTTCGGACGAAAATCTCGATCATTTCATCGTGCGCGACGGCGTCGCCTACGCTGGCACGCATCTGATCATCGACCTCTGGGGTGCTTCTCACCTCGACGATATCCCCCGCATGGAAAAAGCCTTTCTGGACTGCGTGAAAGAATGTGGCGCTACCCTGCTGCATATTCACATGCACCACTTCACCCCCAATGGCGGCGTCTCCGGTGTCGCGGTTCTGGCTGAGTCCCATATCAGTGTCCACACCTGGCCCGAACGTGATTACGCCGCTTTCGACGTTTTCATGTGCGGCGATGCCAAGCCTGAATTGGCGGTCGGCATCCTGCAAAAGGCCTTCAACCCCTCGCGCATCGAAGTTGGCGAAAATCTGCGCGGGAGAATGGACGATGTCTGAGTGGTTTGACGAAACCCTCCACAGTGGTTATCACCAGGGCTTCCGCGTGAAGGAAGTCCTGTTTGAAAGCAAAACCGAACACCAGCACCTGGTCATTTTTGAGTCTGTCGACTTCGGCCGAGTCATGGCGCTGGACGGTGTGATTCAAACCACTGAACGCGATGAGTTCGTCTACCACGAAATGCTCGCCCACGTGCCGCTGTTTGCCCACGGCGCCGCCAAAGACGTGCTGATTATCGGTG belongs to Spongiibacter tropicus DSM 19543 and includes:
- the speD gene encoding adenosylmethionine decarboxylase, producing MKSLDLMPSLEAGAAKTNPITSSDENLDHFIVRDGVAYAGTHLIIDLWGASHLDDIPRMEKAFLDCVKECGATLLHIHMHHFTPNGGVSGVAVLAESHISVHTWPERDYAAFDVFMCGDAKPELAVGILQKAFNPSRIEVGENLRGRMDDV